Below is a genomic region from Deltaproteobacteria bacterium.
TGTCTCATTACGCGTCGGCTGATGAACCTATGTTGAAGGACCGCATCTGGGTTGAGCAGCAGTGGGAGGCGGCAAGACTGAAAGAAAGGCAGAAGGGTAAAGTGCTCCTCATTCTTGACGAGGTACAGAAAATACCGAACTGGTCTGAAACGGTCAAGCGCCTGTGGGATGAGGACAGTGCCCGGAAAAGATCGCTTTACGTGGTGCTGCTCGGTTCTTCCCCCCTGCTTATGCAGCGGGGGCTTACGGAAAGTCTGGCGGGACGCTTCGAAGTTCTCCCTGTTACACATTGGTCATATGGGGAAATGAGGGATGCTTATGGATGGGATCTCGAAAAGTATATTTTTTACGGAGGATATCCCGGTGCTGCTCCAGTGGTGGATGATTATCAGCGCTGGACGGCATATATCATAAATTCTCTCATAGAAACGTCTATATCAAGGGATATCATGTTAATGACCAGAATAGATAAACCGGTACTACTGAGGTTGCTTTTTGATCTTGGTTGCAGCTATTCAGGGCAGGTCCTCTCCTATCAAAAGATGGTAGGACAATTGCAGGATGCGGGAAATACAACGACACTGGCCCACTACCTGAACCTTCTTGAGGGAGCCGGGTTGCTTACAGGCCTTCAGAAATATGCAGG
It encodes:
- a CDS encoding ATP-binding protein; translated protein: MFKRPIFYTLLERLSEARRFIQVLSGPRQTGKTTISRQIMEACGMLSHYASADEPMLKDRIWVEQQWEAARLKERQKGKVLLILDEVQKIPNWSETVKRLWDEDSARKRSLYVVLLGSSPLLMQRGLTESLAGRFEVLPVTHWSYGEMRDAYGWDLEKYIFYGGYPGAAPVVDDYQRWTAYIINSLIETSISRDIMLMTRIDKPVLLRLLFDLGCSYSGQVLSYQKMVGQLQDAGNTTTLAHYLNLLEGAGLLTGLQKYAGQKVRRRSSSPKLQVLNTALMTTSSGLTFDEARKDCDYWGRLVESAVGAALANGIRGSNIKLFYWAGRNKEVDFVLCRGKELVAIEVKSGRRKAVLPGIEAFEREFPLKKKLLVGAQGISLEDFFITKPEALF